In Citrobacter sp. RHB25-C09, the following proteins share a genomic window:
- the cobS gene encoding adenosylcobinamide-GDP ribazoletransferase, whose translation MSKLFWAMLAFITRLPVPGRLSQGLEFEHYSRGIVMFPLIGLLLGALSGLVFLIFQSWSGVPLAALFSVLALALMTGGFHLDGLADTCDGVFSARSRERMLEIMRDSRLGTHGGLALIFVLLAKVLVVSELALRGTPMLAALAAACAVGRGTAVLLMYQHRYAREEGLGNVFIGHVTGTQTCFTLGLAVIFAAVLLPGMQGVAAMVVTMIAIYILGQLLKRTLGGQTGDTLGAAIELGELIFLLALL comes from the coding sequence ATGAGTAAATTGTTCTGGGCGATGCTCGCTTTTATCACCCGTTTGCCCGTTCCTGGCCGCTTGTCGCAGGGGCTGGAGTTCGAACATTATTCCCGCGGTATCGTAATGTTTCCCTTGATCGGCTTGTTGCTTGGCGCACTGAGCGGGTTGGTCTTTTTGATTTTTCAGTCATGGAGCGGTGTTCCGCTGGCGGCGTTATTCAGCGTCTTAGCGCTGGCGTTGATGACCGGAGGTTTTCATCTCGATGGTCTGGCAGATACCTGCGACGGTGTTTTTTCGGCGCGTAGCCGGGAGCGGATGCTCGAGATTATGCGCGACAGCCGTTTGGGAACCCACGGTGGGCTGGCGCTGATATTCGTGCTGCTGGCAAAAGTGTTGGTGGTGAGCGAACTGGCGCTGCGAGGTACTCCGATGCTGGCGGCGCTGGCGGCAGCGTGTGCGGTAGGACGCGGAACCGCCGTTCTGCTGATGTATCAGCATCGCTATGCCCGTGAAGAGGGGCTGGGCAATGTTTTTATCGGTCATGTGACCGGAACACAAACCTGTTTTACCCTCGGACTGGCGGTTATTTTTGCGGCAGTGCTGCTGCCAGGCATGCAGGGTGTGGCGGCGATGGTCGTGACAATGATTGCGATTTATATCCTCGGACAGTTGTTAAAACGCACGCTTGGCGGGCAGACCGGCGATACGCTGGGGGCAGCGATTGAACTTGGCGAGTTGATATTCCTGCTGGCTCTGCTGTGA
- the cobU gene encoding bifunctional adenosylcobinamide kinase/adenosylcobinamide-phosphate guanylyltransferase, which yields MMILVTGGARSGKSRHAEALIADCPQVLYIATSQIWDEEMAARIQHHRDSRPAHWRTAERWQHLDELITAENGTDEAILLECITTMVTNLLFAYGGDSDPESWDYAAMEKVIEAEIISLIAACQRCPATVVLVTNEVGMGIVPENRLARHFRDIAGRVNQRLAAAADEVWLVVSGIGVKIK from the coding sequence ATGATGATTCTGGTTACCGGCGGCGCACGTAGCGGTAAGAGCCGACACGCTGAAGCCCTGATTGCCGACTGCCCTCAGGTGTTGTACATCGCGACATCGCAAATCTGGGATGAAGAGATGGCGGCACGAATTCAGCATCATCGAGATAGTCGTCCAGCGCACTGGCGAACCGCAGAGCGCTGGCAGCATCTTGACGAGCTCATCACGGCGGAGAACGGTACGGATGAGGCCATTCTGCTGGAGTGTATCACCACGATGGTTACTAACCTGCTGTTTGCTTACGGCGGAGATAGCGACCCCGAGAGTTGGGATTACGCCGCAATGGAAAAGGTGATTGAGGCGGAAATTATCTCGTTGATTGCCGCCTGTCAGCGATGCCCGGCGACGGTAGTCCTGGTGACTAACGAGGTGGGCATGGGCATTGTTCCGGAAAACCGGCTGGCGCGCCATTTTCGGGACATTGCCGGGCGCGTGAATCAGCGTCTGGCGGCGGCGGCGGATGAGGTCTGGCTGGTGGTATCAGGTATTGGAGTCAAAATTAAATGA